One window from the genome of Nicotiana tomentosiformis chromosome 5, ASM39032v3, whole genome shotgun sequence encodes:
- the LOC104098076 gene encoding uncharacterized protein produces MAPHEALYGRRCRSPIGWFEVGEAGLLGPDLFYQVMEKVKLIQEHLKTAQSHQKSYSDVRHRDLEFQVDDWAFLKVSPMKGVMRFGKKGKLSPRYIGPYRILRRIGQVAYELELPQELADVHPVFHVSMLRKFMGDPSLVVPTEIIGVKYSLTYEEIPVAILDRQIRKLRTKEIASVKVLWRNQKVEEATREAEEDIKSRYPHLFKEQAEIIEGN; encoded by the coding sequence ATGGCACCGCATGAAGCTCTGTATGGGCGAAGGTGTAGATCACCAATTGGTTGGTTCGAAGTTGGCGAAGCGGGGTTGTTAGGACCTGATTTGTTCTATCAGGtgatggagaaagtcaagttgattcaagagcattTGAAGACGGCTCAGAGTcaccaaaagtcctattcggacgTGCGGCATAGAGACTTAGAGTTCCAAGTGGATGATTGGGCGTTTTTgaaagtttcgcctatgaaaggcgttatgagatttgggaagaaggggaaACTTAGTCCCCGCTATATTGGGCCATATAGAATCCTGCGAAGGATCGGGCAGgtggcttatgagttagaattgccacaAGAATTAGCTGATGTACACCCAGTGTTTCACGTGTCTATGTTGAGGAAATTCATGGGAGACCCTTCTCTTGTGGTTCCTACAGAGATTATAGGAGTGAAATATAGCctaacttatgaagaaattccagtggCTATCCTTGATCGTCAAATCCGAAAGCTCAGAACTAAGGAaattgcttcagtgaaagtgcttTGGAGGAATCaaaaggttgaagaggctacGAGGGAAGCCGAAGAGGACATCAAGTCAAGATATCCCCATCTATTTAAAGAGCAAGCGGAAATTATAGAAGGTAACTAA